Below is a window of Aeromonas veronii DNA.
GCAGTGAATTACCTGACGCAGCAGCCGTTGAAGAGAGTGGCGACATTACCCCGTACGGTGATCCCGCTTTCGTGGCCAGCTACCTCACCACCCTGGCGCAGCAACATGATCAGATCCTGATGGTCAGCCATCTGCCGCTGGTGGGTTATCTGGTGCAAAGCCTCTGTCCGGCCGCAGGAGCGCCCATGTTCGCCACCTCGGGCATCGCCTGTATCGAGTGGTACCATGGCAAAGGAGCCTTGCTCTGGCTCGAAGGGCCGCATACAATAGGCTAAAAGTTAATAAAAAGTTACAAATTGAATTTTTTGGGAAGAGGTGGGCGATTTTTCCGGGTTTTTATAAATATTTTACGGAATTAATTCGCAGAAGCTGCTGTCATACGGATACAACTGCAAGAGGTTGCAAACGATGAGAGTGTTCAAGAAGTACCTGCCACTGATGGTGGCAAAGCATGTCAAAACCTTCTTTAAAGGTCGGATTTACATCCATGGTCGGGGGCGGTTTGATTTCCAATCCGGTTTGTTGATGATGCCGAATCCGGCGGATATTCCCCACCGCCAGACTGTCACCGAGGTCAACGAGCTGATCTCCAGACTGCACATGGATGCCGCGTGATGTGCTTCTGAACGTGATATGCCTGCACTTTACGGGCATATTTGTTTCTGGCCGCTGGCATGCGCCCTATGCCCGGCCAGCTTCACACCTTTGTTTATCTCCCGTCGCCCCCTATACTGGCCCGCTGTTGTCTCTTCGGTCTGGATCGTTTCATGCCTCTTGCTTTTCTATTTCCCTTCTCTTGCATTGCCATCTGGGCGGGCAATGGCATCGTCAGCAAACTGGCGGTCGGTGTTCTGTCCCCCGCGGCCTTGGCCTGGTCGCGCTGGGTGGTGGCTGCGCTGGTATTAAGCCCGTTTCTGGCCCGTAGGGTATGGCGTGCGCGTGCTCGCCTGCGTGCAGGCCTTTGGCAGATCGCCATGCTGGCTTTGCTGGGCATGGTGCTCAACCAGACTTTTGGTTACTACGCGGCGCAAACCCTGGGGGCCACCGAGATGGGATTGATGATGGGGCTGACGCCGCTGTTGACCGTGTTGTTCAGCATCTGGCTGCTGCGTGAGCGGCCCACCTGGGGCGCCGTGTTGGGGGCTCTGCTCTCCATCCTCGGCTTGTCTATCTTGCTGGGACAGGGAGACCCGACCCGACTGTTTACCCATGGTATTCATATCGGCTCTGTCTATATGCTAATTTCGGCGGGCACTTATGCCCTTTACAGCGTGCTGCTCAAGAAGTGGGATCTGGGGCTCGACAACTGGTCGCTGCTCTACGGTCAGGTGCTCTGCAGTGTGGTGATCCTGACTCCCTTCTTTCTGCTGGTTGATGGCCAGTGGCCGGATAGTCGAGCTCTGTGGCTGATCCTCTATGCCGGTATCCCCACCTCGGCGCTCTCACCCTGGCTCTGGATGCAGGGGATTACACTGCTCGGTGCTACCCGTACCGCCATCTTTATGAACCTGCTGCCGGTGATGATCGCTGGTCTTGCCATCACCCTGCTGGACGAGCGGCTGACCAGCTATCACCTGATCGGGGGGGGGCTGACTCTGCTCGGTGTCTTGCTGGCACAACTGCTGGTGCGTCCGGTGGTGATGGGTCGCCGCCGGGGGACGATGGCGCCCGGTCCCGAAGAGCCATCTTGCGCGAAAGTGTAGGTGAACCCCGTGGCCCGCAAATGCACCTGCAGTAATGCAGGCGTATACAAAAGTAGGTGCACCGCAGGGACAAAAGGCGCGCATGACGTGATTTGCTAAATGATGTCTGGCCCCATGATCTCGCCATTGAGTGATCATGGGGTCTTTTACCTTTTTCGCCGCCTATCAATCTGTTCTCATCCTGCTGTTTCCGCCGACTTTTGCATGCTCCAGCCCGCCTGATGAGGTATAATGCGGCACTATTTTTATGGGTTCCCCGTGAGCGTGATGAAAGAATTTTTTGCAACCTGCCCCAAAGGGCTGGAAAACCTGTTGGCCGACGAGCTGACCACCCTGGGCGCAGAGCAGGTCCGTGAGACCGTCGCTGGCGTCCACTTCAAAGGCGAACTGGCGATTGGCTACAAGGCCTGCCTATGGAGCCGTTTTGCCTCCCGTATCGTGCTGGTGCTCTCCGAATTCCAGATGAACGACGATCTGGATCTCTATCTGGGTGCCCACACCATTCCCTGGGAAGAGCACTTCTCCGGTACCTCTACCATCGCAGTGGACTTTACCGGTACCAACCCTGCCATTCGCAATACCCAATATGGCGCGCTGAAGATCAAGGATGCCATCGTCGACCGCTTCACCAAGCGTGGTCACGTGCGTCCTGACGTGGACAAGAAGTCGCCGGATATCCGCATCATGGCGCACCTGGGCAAAGGCAAGGCCAATATCACGCTGGACTTGTCGGGCCCGGCGCTGCACCAGCGTTTCTATCGTCAGGGCACCGGTGAAGCTCCGCTCAAAGAAAACCTGGCCTGCGCCATGATTGCCCGTAGCGGCTGGGCTGGTGAGCCGATGATGGACCCCATGTGCGGCTCCGGTACGCTGCTGATTGAAGCGGCCTTTATCGCTGCCGACATGGCGCCAGCGCTGCGCCGCGAGCGCTTCGGTTTTGATCGCTGGCTGCAGCACGATAGCGAGCTGTGGCAGAGCCTGATGATGGAAGCGCAAGTGCGCGCCAAACGCGGCATGCAGCGTTGTGAAGTAAAACTGTTTGGTTGCGATGCCGACAGCCGAGTGCTGCTCAAAGCGCGCGACAACGCCAAAGCGGCCGGTGTGGCGCACCTGATTACCTTCAAGCAAGCCGATGTCACCAAGCTGGAAAACCCGCTGCCTATGCCGACTGTGGAAGGGGAGGCTCGCCAGGTCGGTATGCTGATCTCCAACCCGCCTTATGGCGAGCGTCTTGGCGAATTCCCGGCGCTGTTGGAAGTGCATCAGGCGTTGGGCGATGCCCTGCGTCGCAGCTTCCAGGGGTGGAAAGTCTCCATTCTGTCCGCATCCCCCGAACTGCTCAGCTGTCTGCGCCTGCGCGCCGACAAGCAATATCGCCTGTTCAACGGCGCCCTCGAGTGTCAGCTGCGTAACTACCAGATCGCACTCGACTCGGTGGCCTCCCAAAAAGAGGTGGCGCAGGACTTTGCCAACCGTCTGCGCAAGAATCTGAAAACCCTCGAGAAGTGGGCCAACAAAGAGGGCATCGACTGCTATCGCCTCTATGATGCCGACTTGCCGGAGTACAACGCTGCCATCGACCGCTATCAGGACTATCTGGTGGTGCAGGAGTATGCCGCGCCCAAAGATATCCCCGCCCAGAAGACCCGTCAGCGTCTGCTCGACATGGTTCAGGCCGCCATCAAGGTGACCGGCATGGACGGCGAGAAGGTGATCCTGAAGGTGCGTGAGCGTCAGGAAGGCAAACAGCAGTATCAGAAGCTCTCCGAAGAGCAACACCGGATGGAAGTGCAGGAGTACGGTGCCCGGCTGTGGGTCAACCTCTACGACTATCTGGATACTGGCCTGTTCCTCGACCATCGTCAGACTCGCCGCATGCTGGGTCAGATGGCCAAGGGCAAGCGCTTCCTGAACCTGTTTGCCTATACCGGCAGTGCCACCGTGCACGCAGGTCTGGGTGGTGCCAGCGAGACCACCACGGTCGACATGTCCCACACCTACCTGAACTGGGCACAGGACAACATGCGTCTCAACTCGCTGGTGGGCCGTCAGCACAAGTTTGTGCAGGCCGATTGTCTGAAGTGGCTGTCTGAAGCCGATGATCAGTACGATCTTATCTTTATCGATCCGCCCACCTTCTCCAACTCCAAGCGGATGGACGAGAGCTTCGACGTGCAGCGCGATCACCTGTTGCTGATGCAGCACCTGAAGCGTCTGCTGGCGGCGGACGGCACCCTGGTCTTCTCCAACAACAAGCGTCACTTCAAGATGGATCTGGCCGGTCTCGAGGCTATCGGTCTCAAGGCCCAGAACATCACCCAGAAGACGCGACCGAAGGATTTCGAGCGCAACCAGCACATCCACAACTGCTGGATCATCACCCATGCGCCGGAGCAGGCCGAGTCGTGATGCTGACCCTGTTTCACACCGACGGTTGCCACCTCTGTGAGCAGGCTTGGGCGCTGGTGGAGGAGGCCGGCCTTGCCGCCACCACCCGCCAGTGCGACATCATGGATGATGAGCAGTGGCTTGCCGCCTATCGGGTGCGTATTCCGGTACTGCGTGACGAGGCTGGCCGCGAGCTCGGCTGGCCCTTCACACTGGCCGAGCTAAAAGGCTGGGCCGCCCGTCAGGGGTGAGCGTGATTTGACGATAAAACGGGGGCAGACCCAGTCTGCTGCCCGTTTTTTTCATATGAAATAAGGAATACACATGGCTCTTTTAACCTTGCACGGCGCCTGTTTGTCGTTCAGTGATTTCCCGCTGCTCGACAATGCCGAACTGACCATCGAGCGCGGTGAGCGCCTCTGTCTGGTGGGCCGCAACGGGGCGGGCAAGTCCACCCTGATGAAGGTCATCGCCAGCGAATTGCCGCTGGACGACGGCCGTCTGGTGCTGCAACAAGATTTGAAAGTGACCCGCCTTGAGCAGGATCCACCGGCCTCCAGCGAGCTGACGGTGTTTGACTATGCCGCCGAAGGGCTGGCGGGCGTGGGTGAGCTGCTCAAGCAGTATCACCACATCTCCATGGAGCTGGCGCACGATCCCTCAGACGCAAACATTCGCAAGATGAGCGAGTTGCAAGAGCAGCTCGATTATCAGAACGGCTGGCAATTCGAGACCCGCATCAGTCAGGTATTGACCCTGCTGGGGCTGGATCCTGACGTGACCCTCGACAGCCTCTCTGGCGGCTGGCTGCGCAAAGTGGCGCTGGCCCGTGCGTTGGCCTGCGATCCCGACTTGTTGCTGCTCGATGAGCCGACCAACCACCTGGATATTGAGGCCATCAACTGGCTGGAAGATTTCCTCAAGGATTTTCGCGGCGCCATCGTCTTTATTTCTCACGATCGGGAGTTCATCCACAAGCTGGCAACCCGGATCATCGATCTCGATCGCGGTGCCATCACCTCCTGGCCGGGCAACTACGACGAATACCTGCAGGGGAAAGAGGAGTGGCTGCGGGTCGAAGAGCTGAAAAATGCCGAGTTTGACCGCAAGCTGGCCCAGGAAGAGGTATGGGTGCGTCAGGGCATCAAGGCTCGCCGTACCCGTAACGAAGGCCGGGTCCGTGCCCTTGAGGCGATGCGGATGGAGCGCTCCCAACGCCGCGAGCTGCAGGGCAAGGCCAAGCTGCAGCTGGACGAGGTCAATCGCTCCGGCAAGCTGGTGTTCGAGACCGAAGGGCTGGGGCTGGACTTTGGCGATCGCACCCTGTTCAAGGGGCTCGATCTGCAAGTGCTGCGCGGCGACAAGATTGCGCTGGTCGGCCCCAACGGCTGCGGCAAATCGACCCTGATCAAACTGTTGTTGGGTCAGCTTGAGCCGACCCGTGGCACCGTCAAGGGGGGCACTAATCTGGAGGTAGCCTACTTCGATCAGTACCGCGAGCAACTCGATCCCGAGCAGACAGTGGTGGACAACGTCGGGGAGGGTAAGCAGGAGGTGATGGTGCGTGGCCGCTCCCGTCACATTCTTGGTTACCTGCAGGACTTCCTGTTCGAGCCCAAGCGGGCCCGTACCCCGGTCAAGGCGCTCTCTGGTGGCGAGAAGAACCGGCTGCTGCTGGCCAAGCTGTTCCTCAAGCCCAGCAACCTGCTGATCCTCGATGAACCGACCAACGATCTGGATGTGGAAACCCTGGAACTGCTGGAAGAGCTGCTTTCTGACTACCCCGGCACCCTGCTGCTGGTCAGTCACGATCGTCGTTTCATCGACAACACAGTGACCGGTTGCTGGCTGTTTGAAGGGGATGGCCGTATCAGCGACTACGTGGGCGGCTATGCTGACATGATGGCGACCCGCGAACAGCAGAGTGTCCAGCAACAGGTCAAGAGTGCGCCGATCAAGGTACCCGAGCCGGTTGTTGCAGTAGCTAACGAAGCGCCGAAGAAGAGCAAGAAGCTCTCCTACAAGCTGCAGCTTGAACTGGAAGGGTTGCCCGCTCGTCTCGAGCAGCTGGAAGTCGAGCTGGATACGCTGCAAAGCGAGATCAATCAGCCCGGGTTCTTCTCCCTGTCAGCCGAGCAAACCCAGCCGAAACTGGATGCGCTCAATGCCGCCGAAGCCGCGCTGGAGCAGGCATTTGCTCGCTGGGAAGAGCTGGAAGGGCTCAAAAATCAGGAGTAAGTTTCTTGTAATTAAAACTTAATCCAGTTCAATGCCTTGTGTCACATAGCCCGATTAGGGTGAAAGTTTTTGTTTGACCGGGTGCGCTCGCAGGAGTAAAGATGAAAGTGACCGATGCAAAATTGGTCGCTTTTTTTGTTCCACGAAGAGGGTCGTAGATGATGAAGAGACAGAAGCGGGACCGTCTGGAAAGAGCTCGTGCTCGTGGTTATCAGGCTGGCGTGGTCGGCAAACAGAAAGAAACGTGTCCGTATCAATGCCTAGATGCCCGTGGGCATTGGCTTGGTGGTTGGCGTGACGCCATGGAAGGGCGGGGCTCAGGCCTCTTCATGAAGTAGTTGGTACTTCATCACTCATTACAAAAGGAAAGGGGCCGTTGTGGCCCCTTTGCGTTAATGCTGTTTTACCACTAATCAGACAGATCAGAATGCGGTGGTATCTTTGAACAGGCCCACTTTCAGATCGGTGGCGCTGTAGATCGGACGGCCGTCGACTTCGACCACGCCATCAGCAATTCCCATCACCAGCTTGCGGTTGATGACGCGTTTGAAGGTGATCTTGTAGGTCACTTTCTTGGCAGTCGGCAGGATCTGGCCGGTGAACTTCACTTCACCCACGCCCAGCGCACGACCCTTGCCGGGGCCGCCTTTCCAGCCCAGGAAGAAGCCGACCAGCTGCCACATGGCGTCCAGACCGAGACAGCCAGGCATCACAGGATCACCCGGGAAGTGGCAATCGAAGAACCAGAGATCCGGAGTAATGTCGAGCTCAGCCAGGATCTCGCCCTTGCCGTGTTCGCCGCCGTTGTCATTGATCTTGACGATGCGGTCCATCATCAACATGTTGGGGGCAGGCAGCTGACTGTTACCCTCACCAAACAGTTCGCCACGGCTGCAAGCCAGCAGCTCTTCACGGGTAAAAGAGTTCTTGCCCTGTTCGCACAGGGAAAGGCGGGCTTCCATGGTGGTATTGTCTACGGTCACGCGGTATTTCCTTCAAATGGGTCAAAGCCGGGCCAATTTAGCTTACAGTTGTTCGCTAAACAACTCCGATCACTTCATCAGCGGCCAAACAGGCGCCCCAACAGGGCTCGCAGCAGTCCGACTTTGGCAGTGGAGCCGTTCAACTCGTCCAACCGCTCCTGAATACGGCCAAACAGGGTATCGGGCATATCAGGCTCACCAGCGACACAGCCGGTCAGCAACTCGATGGCTTCTTCCACATGATCCACCGGGTGGATGTGGAACTGGCCCGCTTCAACCGCGGCAATCACCTCGTCAGAGAGGTTCAACTGCTGGATATTGGTCCCCGGCAGAATGATCCCTTGCTTGCCGGTGATACCGTGGATCTTGCACACCCGGAAGAAGCCTTCAATCTTCTCGTTGACGCCACCAACGGCCTGCACGTTGCCAAACTGATCGACCGCACCGGTCACGGCGAAGTGCTGATAGATAGGCTGGCGAGCGAGGGCAGAGAGCAGGGCACACAGGCCGGTCAGGGAGGCGCTGTCACCATCGATTTCGTGGTAAGACTGCTCGAACACCAGATTGGCCGACAGGGGGGAGGGGTTCTCTGCGCCAAATTTGTTGGAGAGATAACCATGGATAATCATCATCGCCTTGGCGTGTATATGACCGGCCAGCTCCGCTTTGCGCTCGATATCAGCCACATCGCCATCACCAAGGTGGACGGTTGCGGTGAGGCGCACCGGCTCACCGAAGTCATAGGGGTGACCAGAGACCTGAATGACCGACAGGCCGTTGATCTGGCCAATC
It encodes the following:
- the sixA gene encoding phosphohistidine phosphatase SixA codes for the protein MKIYIMRHGQAGMNAKTDEQRPLTEQGIEESIQMARWLAPQLIGPLDRVIHSNYLRARQTWQAICSELPDAAAVEESGDITPYGDPAFVASYLTTLAQQHDQILMVSHLPLVGYLVQSLCPAAGAPMFATSGIACIEWYHGKGALLWLEGPHTIG
- a CDS encoding DUF1107 domain-containing protein, coding for MRVFKKYLPLMVAKHVKTFFKGRIYIHGRGRFDFQSGLLMMPNPADIPHRQTVTEVNELISRLHMDAA
- a CDS encoding DMT family transporter, which translates into the protein MPLAFLFPFSCIAIWAGNGIVSKLAVGVLSPAALAWSRWVVAALVLSPFLARRVWRARARLRAGLWQIAMLALLGMVLNQTFGYYAAQTLGATEMGLMMGLTPLLTVLFSIWLLRERPTWGAVLGALLSILGLSILLGQGDPTRLFTHGIHIGSVYMLISAGTYALYSVLLKKWDLGLDNWSLLYGQVLCSVVILTPFFLLVDGQWPDSRALWLILYAGIPTSALSPWLWMQGITLLGATRTAIFMNLLPVMIAGLAITLLDERLTSYHLIGGGLTLLGVLLAQLLVRPVVMGRRRGTMAPGPEEPSCAKV
- the rlmKL gene encoding bifunctional 23S rRNA (guanine(2069)-N(7))-methyltransferase RlmK/23S rRNA (guanine(2445)-N(2))-methyltransferase RlmL; amino-acid sequence: MRHYFYGFPVSVMKEFFATCPKGLENLLADELTTLGAEQVRETVAGVHFKGELAIGYKACLWSRFASRIVLVLSEFQMNDDLDLYLGAHTIPWEEHFSGTSTIAVDFTGTNPAIRNTQYGALKIKDAIVDRFTKRGHVRPDVDKKSPDIRIMAHLGKGKANITLDLSGPALHQRFYRQGTGEAPLKENLACAMIARSGWAGEPMMDPMCGSGTLLIEAAFIAADMAPALRRERFGFDRWLQHDSELWQSLMMEAQVRAKRGMQRCEVKLFGCDADSRVLLKARDNAKAAGVAHLITFKQADVTKLENPLPMPTVEGEARQVGMLISNPPYGERLGEFPALLEVHQALGDALRRSFQGWKVSILSASPELLSCLRLRADKQYRLFNGALECQLRNYQIALDSVASQKEVAQDFANRLRKNLKTLEKWANKEGIDCYRLYDADLPEYNAAIDRYQDYLVVQEYAAPKDIPAQKTRQRLLDMVQAAIKVTGMDGEKVILKVRERQEGKQQYQKLSEEQHRMEVQEYGARLWVNLYDYLDTGLFLDHRQTRRMLGQMAKGKRFLNLFAYTGSATVHAGLGGASETTTVDMSHTYLNWAQDNMRLNSLVGRQHKFVQADCLKWLSEADDQYDLIFIDPPTFSNSKRMDESFDVQRDHLLLMQHLKRLLAADGTLVFSNNKRHFKMDLAGLEAIGLKAQNITQKTRPKDFERNQHIHNCWIITHAPEQAES
- a CDS encoding glutaredoxin family protein, whose protein sequence is MLTLFHTDGCHLCEQAWALVEEAGLAATTRQCDIMDDEQWLAAYRVRIPVLRDEAGRELGWPFTLAELKGWAARQG
- a CDS encoding ABC transporter ATP-binding protein codes for the protein MALLTLHGACLSFSDFPLLDNAELTIERGERLCLVGRNGAGKSTLMKVIASELPLDDGRLVLQQDLKVTRLEQDPPASSELTVFDYAAEGLAGVGELLKQYHHISMELAHDPSDANIRKMSELQEQLDYQNGWQFETRISQVLTLLGLDPDVTLDSLSGGWLRKVALARALACDPDLLLLDEPTNHLDIEAINWLEDFLKDFRGAIVFISHDREFIHKLATRIIDLDRGAITSWPGNYDEYLQGKEEWLRVEELKNAEFDRKLAQEEVWVRQGIKARRTRNEGRVRALEAMRMERSQRRELQGKAKLQLDEVNRSGKLVFETEGLGLDFGDRTLFKGLDLQVLRGDKIALVGPNGCGKSTLIKLLLGQLEPTRGTVKGGTNLEVAYFDQYREQLDPEQTVVDNVGEGKQEVMVRGRSRHILGYLQDFLFEPKRARTPVKALSGGEKNRLLLAKLFLKPSNLLILDEPTNDLDVETLELLEELLSDYPGTLLLVSHDRRFIDNTVTGCWLFEGDGRISDYVGGYADMMATREQQSVQQQVKSAPIKVPEPVVAVANEAPKKSKKLSYKLQLELEGLPARLEQLEVELDTLQSEINQPGFFSLSAEQTQPKLDALNAAEAALEQAFARWEELEGLKNQE
- the rmf gene encoding ribosome modulation factor, which produces MKRQKRDRLERARARGYQAGVVGKQKETCPYQCLDARGHWLGGWRDAMEGRGSGLFMK
- the fabA gene encoding 3-hydroxyacyl-[acyl-carrier-protein] dehydratase FabA; this encodes MTVDNTTMEARLSLCEQGKNSFTREELLACSRGELFGEGNSQLPAPNMLMMDRIVKINDNGGEHGKGEILAELDITPDLWFFDCHFPGDPVMPGCLGLDAMWQLVGFFLGWKGGPGKGRALGVGEVKFTGQILPTAKKVTYKITFKRVINRKLVMGIADGVVEVDGRPIYSATDLKVGLFKDTTAF